A window of Trichoderma atroviride chromosome 3, complete sequence contains these coding sequences:
- a CDS encoding uncharacterized protein (EggNog:ENOG41), with protein sequence MASESSLPPTHRALVLRSIDSPLKVEQLETPKATSGNVVVRVLAANVLSYGREIFDGTRPYPYPKPYTPGGSAIGRIAAVGPDSTVFAPGQLVLVDVVVRARDDTSTNYLIGIHNGFSSGSVKLATDEWRDSTYAEYQKVPLENCYGLDEARLLGDPASGGLGYSIDDLLYIHRLLVPFGGFRDVDLKVGETILIAPATGPYGTAAVSLALALGANVVAMGRNGQVLEKLAASSSKTKTVQITGDVENDTAAIKKHGPIDVFFDISPPMAASSTHIKSGILSLAHSGRVSLMGGIAGDIAIPYAVITFNDLKLHGKFMYERKDIRMLIKMVESGVMGLGDKIGARVEGKFGLDEWDQAFTAAKENAGPGQYVVIAP encoded by the coding sequence ATGGCTTCAGAATCGTCTCTCCCTCCCACGCACCGCGCTCTTGTATTGCGGTCAATCGACTCCCCATTAAAAGTCGAACAGCTCGAAACCCCAAAAGCAACTTCAGGAAATGTTGTCGTTCGAGTGCTTGCGGCCAACGTCCTCTCATACGGCCGCGAAATCTTCGACGGCACTCGGCCATACCCCTACCCAAAGCCATATACTCCCGGCGGAAGTGCAATTGGAAGAATTGCCGCCGTAGGACCTGATTCTACAGTCTTTGCTCCAGGTCAGCTGGTTCTTGTGGATGTCGTGGTTCGCGCCAGAGACGACACATCGACCAATTACCTGATTGGTATACACAATGGATTTTCAAGCGGCTCTGTCAAACTCGCTACTGACGAGTGGCGGGATTCGACATATGCCGAGTATCAAAAAGTCCCTCTGGAGAACTGCTATGGGTTGGATGAGGCGCGTCTTCTTGGAGATCCTGCCAGCGGTGGCTTGGGCTACTCTATCGACGACCTCTTATACATCCATCGCCTCCTTGTCCCATTTGGAGGATTCAGAGATGTTGATCTCAAAGTAGGAGAGACTATTCTCATCGCTCCAGCGACTGGTCCCTATGGCACCGCGGCAGTGAGCCTCGCTCTCGCATTAGGCGCCAATGTGGTTGCAATGGGGAGAAACGGCCAAGTGCTAGAGAAGCTTGCCGCCTCAAGCAGCAAGACCAAGACGGTCCAGATAACCGGAGACGTTGAGAACGACAcggcagccatcaagaagcacgGCCCAATCGACGTCTTTTTCGACATTTCGCCGCCAATGGCTGCCTCTTCGACGCACATAAAAAGCGGCATCCTGTCCCTCGCTCACTCCGGCCGCGTCAGCCTCATGGGCGGTATTGCGGGCGATATTGCCATCCCGTACGCGGTAATCACGTTTAACGACTTGAAGCTCCATGGAAAGTTCATGTACGAGAGGAAAGACATTAGAATGCTGATCAAGATGGTGGAATCGGGCGTCATGGGGCTGGGAGACAAGATTGGAGCTCGTGTCGAGGGCAAGTTTGGGCTTGACGAGTGGGATCAGGCTTTTACGGCTGCAAAGGAGAATGCTGGGCCGGGGCAATATGTTGTCATTGCCCCCTGA